The window TTTATTAGAGGGGGTGGGAGGATGCAAACCTCAGACCTCTTGGTCGAGGGAATGCTTTAATTAGTTGAGCTATATGCCCAGAATTCAGATTGACAATacaaatctaatatttttaagacAAAAAAACATGTTAAAAGGTCAAGTAAAACTGCTAAGAAACTAATATTCAAGACAAAAGATGTTTAAACGGTCAAGTGAAAGTCTGGATTCTGATTTTCAGTTTCAAGGTAGTAACAGAAAGTCTTAATTCCCATTTTCTAAACTAATCTTTTAGATAAACCGAAAAGTTAAAGCTCATAATACTGCAAATACATTATAAATTTCCTTTAAACTCAATTGATTGACATGAGAAGCTAATCTCAAAAGTCAAATTCATGTCAATTTGATAGAAAGTCTAAAGCacattttaatcaaataaaaggtGGCATATTTCCCTAGAGAAGGTTGCCACATTAAACTAAAACACACAGAcacacaaaaaacaaaatgcaaGCAACGCCATCAGAAAATAAGATCGTGtgcttttcaaaaaaaaaaattgttaactttATACCTCACACCACCCTCGTTATGACCAGGTTTGTTTGTATTACAAATATTGCATTTTGTACGCTTTGCCCAATTAATGTTACCACACCTGAAACATAAGCACAAGGAAGAACCAGTTACACAAGCAAGCAGTATTATCCAACCAAAGAACCGAGTATCTAGAAACAAATAACCATACAAGAGAAACTTTCtcccaaaacttcaaattaacATTGCTATTGCTCCTTCGTATCCCTCTCCAGAGATGCATCCTTTCACAATTCccatgatatttttaaaaacattagaaaaaccaaaataaataaatgtataaataaacacacccaaaaaaacaagtaaaaatataacgcaaaatttttcataaattcaagTGTATCACCATCATCCACTTTAGTGCTTATTCTATTAAACCAGCAGTAAAGATTGGATACAAAACGTGTGGAATCAATTATTGGAGAGAGAACTTCTTGCCGTTAGataataaaccaaaaatctatcttcttctattttaattgaatGGAATTTTAACTTCTAACTAAATAATCCACTCTGATCTGTATACTTtagttgaaaagaaatgaattaatttagtCGTTTTACAAAATTAGACTATAATTCCTTACATACCAAATGATAATATTGCAGAAAAGGAAATGCaaaggaaaattatatttacattgGACAAGGCCAATCATTTGGACCAAAGAGCCCAGTAGGGGCACCAACTTGACGACTATTGCCTCCAGAGTCCTGGTTGCTAGTGCCACGGCCCCTGCCACGGCCTATAGAGCCTGCACCACTACCAGCAGCTCCAGAAGGTCGAGCACTTCCACATCGATTGCACACACCACGAAATGCAAAATTAACATTGGAACAACTGCCAGTAGGATAAAGCATGAGAAGCcatttaaacaacaaaaaatgaaagctAGAAGGCAACCAAGGTTGATTAATTGAAAGAAGCAAGAAGGAGCTGCTCACCAATATCACATCACAGACCTTGTATTTGGACACAGCCAATCTCCCTCTTGTTGCCATGCTTTTCCTGGAGCATCACCACGACCTCTCCCCCTTCCACCGCCACCGTTCATACCCACAGCAGTTTCCTCAGAACCAATATCATCACCAGCAGCAACAATTGGATCCACCACCACATTAAATGAAAGATCATCCTTACTTTTGGACTCTGCTATATGAACTTCAATAATGCTACCATGAAAATCCTTATTGTTAAACCATTCAACAGCTGCTAAAGCTGCATGTGGATCCTCATATGTTACAGTAGCATCCCCTTTAGGTTCATTCGTTGATTTATCACGATACAACCAGATCTTTGGTCTACCTGTTCGCTTGTCTTTCTTTGAAGATTAAACAAGCgggaaaaaaaagagcaataactattataaataggcaaaaaaaagaaaaaaagaaaaagaaaatcttcaCATAGACTAAtactaataaaacaaaaggcAAATACACATAGAAACAGGCAAGCAAATTTCCCAACCTTTAATACCCCAATTGTCCCAAAATACTCAGCAAGCATATTCTCATCTGTCCCATACGGCAGGTTGCAGATGTAAATAGACCCATTTGAGGGGGCTCCTTTACCCACATAGCTAGCCATTATTAACCAATTTTCATGAAATCAAAGTTAAAACCTACAAAAAAAAGATCCATCAAATTAGATAAAGAGAAATTGTACATAGTAAACTAAAATTTCGTAAAGAACCCAATACAGACAGCAGCATAAATCTTCGTGAAGGGGTTGAAAGCATATAGATCTTGAAAGGAAAAGGCAGAGAAAACAAAGATTACGGAGCGATGAACAAGGAAAGcatgaaatttgaatcaatGGGTAGTGGAGAAATTGGatctcaaagaaaaaacaggTAGGAGGAAGATGGAGAAGAGAGGAGCGATAGGGTTACCTGAGTTGGGTTGCGTTAGAGACTCGTGGGTTGtctttgcttctttctttctttctctcagTCCCTAGCTTTGATGGGAATGAACCGGGTTCATCATAATCAAATCAAAGCTACcttcttaataataattaaatttaaattttgggaCTAAGTTTCATTTTAGTCATATCTTCCACTTacgtattttaaatttagttacttcaaaaatgtcaattttatggaaattagttaaataaaagGCCAATTTTATACttccaaatattaattttatttcatcaacattgttttaattattaaaatatgtttcatCGTAATTCTAAGAAtcacaaaaatgattttaattgtTCATGCTttgtaaatcaatttaaaagtgattttttttttactcaagccaattttatttttgtgttaaaCATGagtattttacaaaaattggttttgaCAGTggtaaaagtaatttaaaatatcatctattattataattgattaaatCACTTGCTAAAAACTTCTTCAGACTTGAACTTAGTCCATAttcttagtttcttttttatttattaaaataaattgcgATATCtaatttagaatatgaaaatggaGAATTATATCAAAAGTGGAATAAATAGTATAAATCAAAACCAAAGGTAAACAAATCAATCATTCCtatgtggttttttttttcataaaatgtGCAATGGAAAACTCTATCACTCCATTCATTCTTAACCACAAACTAAACTAGTGGGCATGATAGTGGTGAGGAGTCGAGAGGATTACTGATTAGGCATTAGCAGGGTGGTTCAGGATTCCTCATCATCGCCggttgtaaaaaaaatttgtttcaagTGGCCCATCAAAATTCTTGAATTCTCTCACTAATATTTCTCATTGTGGGGCTTTGAATGGAATTTGTGTTGAATCCTACAACTCATTAATGCCAACTGAGTCTTTTGCTTGGTGTGTCCGTTCTGCAAATGGGATGGCTCATCATTTAGCTCGTGCAACTCTTCTTCTAGCTCTGAAGGAGTGGTTGGATCTTTTTGAAGAGGACGGTGGTTGTGGTTAGCTTCTTTTATGGATATATCCAacctctttttttataaatgttcaTAGACAATATGTTATCTATTTAATctaatatgaataaaaatatcaataaccATATTCATAACTTCATAAAAACGATctaatttattgataaaaacaaTTCGGTtattaatctaaataaaatttaaaattgaaatctcaATGTCCACGTGacattttcacattttaatCATTATAGCTTCGTTCAGTAATCTTTCTACCCATTTCCTCTAATTAAACCTATCCATTAAAATGATGaatcaacttcaacttcacaATTAAAAGATAGATGGCATACAGTTCTTGTTGCTAATTGGTGTGAGATTAAATCTATCCCCAAAAAGGAGTTCgatccaaaaataaaattgagatccgaataaataaatttaaatccaAACACACCTCacatagaagaaaagaaggccCTCTCATTGTtgatttagattttagatGAACCCATAGACTCAATTCTTGGTTCTAACTTAAATATCCAAAGCATGGAGTCCAAAGAATAAAAGGTAGTAGCACTGTGAAACTCATTGTTCCTTTCatttaaaacagaaaaaaaacagGCATAAGAAGAGCAAACGGGTAGCAACTTCCATACCAGAATAATAGACGGGTAGATCAGCAACAGAGGCAGATATATAAGTGAGAATTTGATGCTCTTTAGTCTCTTTGTTAAATAGAAAACTTCAATCACCAACACATCTCAAATCTTCCAAATCAGTATCCTTGTATAAAAACAAGGTCATGTCACGAAATGGTAGTACTCCATTGCACCAAACCAGTTTCGAGTCTATATCTAATGGTTATTTTGGATCTAAATCCACCGGTTATAACTTCTCCACGCACATAACCTacaaaacatatcaaaatcaaatatgtgCTTGGATGTTATGTAACCAGTGACGAACACCAAAGTTTCACAGATATCTCTgtaaaactcaaaattcacTCTACAGAGGAAGAGCAGCTTCAATTTTTCTCCATGAATCCACTGCAGGCCCTTTGAgcctcttcttcatcttctcaacAACCTCTTTTGCCTCTTCAACCTTTGACATAGCCACCAACCCACGAACCAGGGCCTCCATTGCCTCAAATGGAGGAACCCATCTCCTCTTTATCGTCTCTCTACATGTCTCCAATGCCATCTCAAACTCCCCCTCCTTAACCATGCTTCGAATCAAACGATAATAGATTCGAGAAGTAGGAGAAACATGGCCATCTTCCAGTATACCCTTCAGAATTTTCATAGCCGATTCGATATCCCCGACATCGCAGTAGCCATGGATGATTGAATCATAGCTACTAGAATTGGGTTTCACACCCTTTGAAATCATCTCATCCAGTATTTTCTTGGCCCGAGCACACTCCTTGTTCTTGCACAATCTCGAAATCCTGTAATTGTAAGTAGCTAAATTGAACTCCAAACCTCTCTTTGAAATTTCCTTCTCAATCTCATCGAATCCAATCATATCGCCATTGCTCCAGTAAGCTCCTAGCAAAATAGTGAAGGAGTCAATGTTAGGGATGACCTTAGCATCGTCCTTGCACAACTCATCGATCCAATTCCGAGCCGATGGAAGATCGTTTTGCCGAACAAAAGCCTTCAATACCAGATTGTGGGAAACCGCCGTCGGAGTAACACCAATCTTCTCCGGAATGGATCTGAACATCTCGTGGACTTTTTCGGGCATGGAATTGTCgagaaaaacagaaagaatAGCACAGAGCGATTTCTCCGACAGATTGCAGGATTTGTGAAGGATTGCCTGATCAAGAATGTAGAGAGCTTGGTTGACCATGCCAACGCTAGAGTAGAGCATGATGAGGCGGATCCAGAAGCCTTCAGAAGTGGCGGAGGGGGATTTGTGGTGGGATTGAATTATAACATCAATGAGGTCGAAGCGTTGAGCACGGGCGAGTTTGCGGATGGACTGGTGGTAGATTGGGCGGTAGCGGCAGAAGGAAGGAAGGGTGGAAGCTTGGATGAAGGATTGGGCAAGCTTATCGGGATCGGATTGAGACAAAATGGCAGATTTAGCAGCACGAAGTGAAGGGAAAGGGGAATCGGAGGTAGGTTGAAGGGGTGGAGTAGTTGAATATGAGAAGGAATGGAGTCTGGAGATGAGAAACAGGCGTCTTGGAGTTCTGGGGAGAGCTGCAGCCATGGCGGATGGCGAAGGGTTTTAGATGTGAAAACTACAGTTTTCAATGGCGTCGTTAGGGTTTAGTCGATCTTGTGTGCGTTTTGACGAATCCCATTGTGTCGGGTGGGCGAGTGAGAGCCGGGTGGgtaatgaattaatttttatatatttaacattgAGATTTGGTTCCAAAAGTTAACttactaattatattttctatttgataaattataatttaactcaATAAATTATGGTAaacatctatttttatttattttattgttaaatttttacaTACATagttaatatatgtttatatatttatagatatcaaaagaaaattgatttattaacaatttaattacatacgtttaccattttttgtttcaatatttagaattaaaaaataattcattttgagAGGGAGGGATCGGACTAGAGGACGTCTTACATTTAAATGTTTAGGCCCTTGTCATGGGCCATGGCCAAGTTTCATGTTTActcaattattgtttttcaaattaggTGGGGTTctactaaattattttgtattattggTTTTTGCCCATGCACTTGGAGCTTTttccttaaaagaaaaaatagcatatatttatttagtcaattcatttttctatattcgctaaaaaaaaatcataaccCAACATTCTAACCAATTTacaggaaaagaaaaaaaaaaagtatatcataAAAGCTAggaatgtgtttatttaaggATGAATTTTCTGTTGCCTTCTCCGTCTATTAAACTCTATTGGTGTGTACTTTACTTTCGTTTTTTTCAACCGATCAATAACGATATATGCTATTAGAATGAATTCTTCGGTCATTTTTAACTCAATAGTTCAcaaaaattagtataaaagaTCTCTTTAGTACTAATACCTTCAAGGAACTCTGCCTTGATTGCATGCATCCACACCAAGCTCACGAGCAATTTGGAGCTTCTGCTTCGATGTCAGGGCTGCATGCACCTGGGGATTGCTCACCATCACGAAGAGTGGTGTCGAATACACAAATGTAGGAATCATCTAGGGATGTGATTTGGGGATTGGGGTATATGGTGGACGTTGTCGAATCGAAGAAACTACGGGACATGGTGTTATTGAACGACAGCTAATATTAGCAATGTAGCTATTAGGGTATTGACAATGTCAACACGGCATCAGTATCGACATGGGCACAAGCAGAGCTGGCTAATGAAAATTATCTTTGAGGTTTCCTCTTCTCTCTGTTGGAGTAATTTGAGGGCATgatcaacaataatatatataattgtggACAGAAAATAATGTAGTAAAGATTCTTtgtcatagttttttttaaaaaaaccgaTTGTTATCAATAtctcaaaaaggaaaagttcTTGTATTCTGAATTCGAAATTAACTTtagattttttgaaaaaggaagacAACTTGAATATAATCTTACATGTGAAATATTTCAGAATTCTTTTGGAAGTATAAggaaaaaatcatatttcattatttcattataagaaaaaaatttcaccATATTCCCACAAAATTCTCtccattatttcattttcaattttgatttccaACACGCTTTTGACAAATTTAACAATCAGATCATTACTTGGTGTGAAGATGATTGGATACAAAGTCGATAGTGGAGAAAACGATATCTTTGATTCTAAAACTCTATATGTTATACGTGACAAGACACAAATGATATGTACTATtccataaataattttctcaaaatttacaatattttataaaaagtttgagtgatttttgttcatttaagAAGCTTccaacaaaattcataaagcTTCCTAgacattttgataaataaaaccGTTTATTATAATAGAACACATAGAGTAGAGACCTCTAGATCTCAAACATATATAGTTAAGGGACAAATAGATCAATCAATTTGGTGAAATATGCATTACAtatctttttcatatatcCACCAAGTCGGTTCCATTATTGGACACAACATTAAATacttatataactttttttcccATGACTTTTCtacttaataaattagtaattaacaataaaataatatttattttcaacttagGTATAAAAGTACGTTAatgatcaaagaaaacaaatcgTATATTAAGATCAGCATCGTGAGTTTGGATTACctaataacaatattatattGTCAATGTAAATCCTAGCTCAATGGTATTGATATACCTTCTAATCCCAAAAGGTTGTGCtgaaaaaatatctaaaagttAACCACAAATACGTTTATTATTGACAAATGAATTTAGTTTAGTGAGAttggtaaaatattaatatcatACATTGTTAGGtcgaaatatatatttaatggttaattattCTACACCCTACATTGAAATGTTAACGTGGCAACCAAGAATAGATGAttcttactcttttttttttcctcgtTCACTTGCTTTGGAGAAAAGGAAAGCCAATTAAGAATATACAAGCTTTacaattaattcatttttaaatgtgATCTATGTATATTGCATCATATTTACTACTGAATAACTATGCCAAACAATTAGATGAATAATTCATAACTCAATGAATATGGAAAAATGACTGTTCAAGTACTTACATTGGGTGAGtcaattaaattcataaattttatgacAGCTgcttttcaaaactattgtaaaatctaattaatgagtgattttagtaattttagattggatgaattttttttatattaggTCAATTTTTCTAGAAGTACCAATCaccaaaaagtatttttaaagcTACATAAATTCCGAACAGAGCCTAAATCACATGGAATTCAATCATCAAAACCTTCAAAGTCGTGTAAGAAATGTTAAACTTGATcataaaattactaaaatctaattaaatctAGCAAAAAATGTATGAAACCTTTTGAAGTTGATAATATACCACAACCATGTGAATCGAGTAGACTTGTCTTGACACAAttcaatttgttaattaattttagtcgaagatatatataaacattttcagAAAATTAGAACTTACAAAATTTAGGTAAAAAATGCACATTTTAAACAATGGTTATAAGTCATAATCAGAAGCATTTAAACTCTTCAAATAATAGAGAGTACATAATTACTATTACAAAAACTATACATAGAAGAAAATCATATATCAAAGAACTAAACTATGTCTGTAAACAAGTGGCAAATTATTAGGGCATTTACTCCATTTCCGAAGCCTACATCCCTTTCctcacataaatatataacaaagaagataaagaaaaaagcaaagaatAATCTGTACGACGACAAAAATTGTGATAAATCCAAATGGGAAGGTCTCCTTACTGCGACAGCTCGGGGTTGAAGAAAGGCCCATGGACGCCTGAAGAAGATCACAAGCTCTTAGCTTACATTCACCAGCATGGCCATGGAAGCTGGCGCGCCTTGCCCTCCAAAGCCGGTACGTATACGTTTTGAATTTTCGACAACTAGGAGATCAGAAatgattacttttttttttctttcttttgaaaaacatatagGTCTTGAGAGATGTGGAAAGAGTTGTAGACTTCGATGGACGAATTATCTCCGACCTGACATTAAAAGAGGAAAGTTCAGTTTGCAGGAAGAGCAAGCAATAGAACAGTTGCATGCCCTCCTTGGAAACAGGTCGATTTGtacatgaaattgaaaatttaactttaagatcattagtcttttttttttgtttaagaattttgattttgatgacaCGGTGTTTTAGGTGGTCTGCCATAGCAACACATTTGCCAAAGAGAACAGATAACGAGATAAAAAACTATTGGAATACTCATCTGAAGAAAAAGCTGATAAAAATGGGGATAGATCCAATCACTCACAAACCAACGAAGAACaataatgaagaaatgaaggtgaaaaataatatcaataattcCACCCTTAGCCACATGGCTCAGTGGGAAACAGCTCGACTCGAAGCCGAAGAAAGACTCGCTCGTCAACATAAGATTCAACcaattccttcttcttcaggTTGTGTCAAAatcaaaaacacaaaaaataaaattattggtttatcaaatttcaaaattaaaaaaactataaaagtCTTAAAACCATTGACTAACCATTTCAatctctttattattttttttaattctgcttttaaatttttgtttattataaacaaaaatcatatatgtttgatagttgattttgtttcttgtttttaaaaacaaaatgtatttttcaaagtcttttcaatttactttcataattttaaaaacaagtttttagaaagaaaaaagaaaaaaaagtgaatcaaaattacaaacacacTTCTTtagaaattagttttttaaaaaaaacagaatacCAAATCGGTATAACtctctatattattatttttattttttgctatGAAGGCGGTGTGGAGTCCCCAACCACGTCGTCAACTGCCACCGGAAACTGCCAACATTTGGCCGGAGAGAGGGGTGTTGCCGATGATCTGCCGTCGTCGGGAAGTGGCAGCGCTGGCGAGAGCAAGAATTATGGGTGGCCGGACACAATTCTTGGTGAATTCCTGAGATTCTGATTGGGAagtgagtttttatttttaagaaggaagaagaaaattactcaaaaaataattatgatataatttttttaaattttcttttttttgggagATTATGAGATCTAATCTTTATAGTTAAGTTATGACagaaaactattattttacCAATTAATGTGTGAAAGTTTGATCATACacaattaattatgtttggtTATATAATAagttcaatttaatttctctcttccaaATTGTTTAGTGTGTGTTGAATTATTTAGTGAGCTTGTATTCATTTGTTAGTTTGAGGCCAAGTAttgaattaatgaaaattaataaaattgagttattagttatatatatcttaattttatcatcattttattttgcaattttcctttcttctcaatATCtgccctttttttttcttactgtATTAAAATCTTATTATGGTTGAGtctttatttttacaataaataaaaaaacatttgttcatgattttatttgaaattttatgaaacgcgaatttattttaatttcattgaaacatacattttatatattatcaattagTCATTCAATATTTTCAGAAAATATTAAgctatttaattgaattattataaaaaattcaagagtAATTGTTATGAATATcaagatattaaaaatatttatagagttggttgaattttcctaattttataaatagttttaatattttattattttttaaaatatctttaattattaatatgtaacatcaatttttttgtgtgaaaatatatgtaaaattaatttaattaagtatttaTAATTACGTGTCTATATACCTAAAGAATTAGAAAGTTtgtcaaaaaatataaaatttgataagtatatagttttaaaaaaaaacaatattttattgtattttatacattttagatgtatttctttatgatattttcaagaaattcatAAAACATTAAACCAAACCGTTTGTAAATAATGTTATTTGTATAAATTGTTTGAAGtatatgatattaatttttagatgAAGTACACATGTTGTTGGATgacttctaaaattaaaagaaaaagtatataaagaaaatttcatatagTTTATTGTACACAACAcatctatatttatatatgcaACTTATAGGCATTGTTATCTATGCAAGTATTGATCTTTAAAGAGTAATGACATCCAAAAAAGTGTgcttttattatcatttattttctctcaacTGCTTAAACTCATACaatctctctatatatatcacaaaaatcaaatttgtcaAGGTAGGATTCTCCATACCAtgtggtttttcttctttttcctaaaatgattttttttttgttatattatgttaaatagctttaattctaaatttaatcgTCATTAGCTATTGTTTAAAACGGAAAAAGTGTCAGCAAAGAATctaaaattgacatttttgaCGCTAAACAATGTTAGTATACATATGTTAAAGTTGTTCGTGGTAAAAGTTAATAATGAAGACTGTCGTTTTGAAATATGTTAACGTTGTTGATGTATTGAGAACTCCTTAGCCAATCAAGAACATTTGTTTTCGAAGACCATTTACCTTGAAAAAATGCATCAACCACCTTTGTCCTACGTTCTTTTAAGAGAGAAAAGGTGAATGTCcttattcatttctttcctatacttttattaataaaccTTACAGAAAATATTGGAAACACGACTTAAAGCCTTATATATTGGGACTAGGTTAGACAACGAGGGGATCTCAAGATGTATTTAGTGaggataaaatatttattgatatatatatatatatatatgaaacttctttcttttttgagatttcgaaaataaagttttaagaGCTTATTTCTAAAGTGAACAATACAACATACTCATGTGGAGATGTACAAAAAGGGTATTGTCCTTATCAATTGGTGTTAGATTCAAACAAATTAGAAGCATGTGGTTAGCCTTAGAAGATAGATATAGTTATTTTGGTGTCATATCTATAATTGAGTTGATTCAAAAAATCGAGCTCTAAACGAATTGACAATGATGTGGAAAGATAGCTATAGCTAAGCAATAGGAGTTAGA of the Cucumis sativus cultivar 9930 chromosome 3, Cucumber_9930_V3, whole genome shotgun sequence genome contains:
- the LOC101219150 gene encoding transcription initiation factor TFIID subunit 15 yields the protein MASYVGKGAPSNGSIYICNLPYGTDENMLAEYFGTIGVLKKDKRTGRPKIWLYRDKSTNEPKGDATVTYEDPHAALAAVEWFNNKDFHGSIIEVHIAESKSKDDLSFNVVVDPIVAAGDDIGSEETAVGMNGGGGRGRGRGDAPGKAWQQEGDWLCPNTSCSNVNFAFRGVCNRCGSARPSGAAGSGAGSIGRGRGRGTSNQDSGGNSRQVGAPTGLFGPNDWPCPMCGNINWAKRTKCNICNTNKPGHNEGGVRGGRGGGYKELDEEELEETKRRRREAEEDDGEMYDEFGNLKKKFRAKSQQMEAGRILPGAGRAGWEVEELGVVEKDRRERSRDRGRDWDDRDSSRNRERESRERHRSRSRERDRGRDRDLDYEYERDREYGRDKDHRNRHRY
- the LOC101219388 gene encoding pentatricopeptide repeat-containing protein At1g61870, mitochondrial, whose product is MAAALPRTPRRLFLISRLHSFSYSTTPPLQPTSDSPFPSLRAAKSAILSQSDPDKLAQSFIQASTLPSFCRYRPIYHQSIRKLARAQRFDLIDVIIQSHHKSPSATSEGFWIRLIMLYSSVGMVNQALYILDQAILHKSCNLSEKSLCAILSVFLDNSMPEKVHEMFRSIPEKIGVTPTAVSHNLVLKAFVRQNDLPSARNWIDELCKDDAKVIPNIDSFTILLGAYWSNGDMIGFDEIEKEISKRGLEFNLATYNYRISRLCKNKECARAKKILDEMISKGVKPNSSSYDSIIHGYCDVGDIESAMKILKGILEDGHVSPTSRIYYRLIRSMVKEGEFEMALETCRETIKRRWVPPFEAMEALVRGLVAMSKVEEAKEVVEKMKKRLKGPAVDSWRKIEAALPL
- the LOC101212616 gene encoding transcription factor MYB106, yielding MGRSPYCDSSGLKKGPWTPEEDHKLLAYIHQHGHGSWRALPSKAGLERCGKSCRLRWTNYLRPDIKRGKFSLQEEQAIEQLHALLGNRWSAIATHLPKRTDNEIKNYWNTHLKKKLIKMGIDPITHKPTKNNNEEMKVKNNINNSTLSHMAQWETARLEAEERLARQHKIQPIPSSSGGVESPTTSSTATGNCQHLAGERGVADDLPSSGSGSAGESKNYGWPDTILGEFLRF